From the Zetaproteobacteria bacterium genome, one window contains:
- a CDS encoding 50S ribosomal protein L34 encodes MSFTFKPSRIRRARNHGFRARMATRSGRAVIRRRRAKGRKRLSA; translated from the coding sequence ATGAGTTTCACCTTCAAGCCCAGCAGGATCCGACGCGCGCGCAACCATGGGTTCCGTGCCCGTATGGCGACGCGCAGCGGCCGGGCCGTCATCCGGCGCCGCCGCGCCAAGGGGCGCAAACGGCTGAGCGCATAG